The Streptomyces sp. Mut1 genome window below encodes:
- the cydB gene encoding cytochrome d ubiquinol oxidase subunit II, with product MELHDVWFVLIAVLWTGYFFLEGFDFGIGVLTKLLARNRKERRVLINTIGPVWDGNEVWLLSAGGATFAAFPEWYATLFSGFYLPLLIILLCLIVRGVAFEYRAKRPEEKWQTNWENAIFWTSLIPAVLWGVAFGNIVRGVKIDADMEYVGNFWDLLNPYALLGGLVTFSLFTFHGAVFAGLKTVGDIRARARKLALKLGAVAAVVALAFLIWTQLDNGDGYSLIAMVIAAVALVGAIVMIAAGREGWSFALSGVTIAAAVAMLFLTLFPNVMPSSLNDAWSLTVTNASSSPYTLKIMTWCAGIATPVVLLYQGWTYWVFRKRIGTQHIADAH from the coding sequence ATGGAACTCCACGACGTCTGGTTCGTGCTCATCGCCGTCCTCTGGACCGGCTACTTCTTCCTGGAGGGATTCGACTTCGGGATCGGGGTCCTCACCAAGCTGCTGGCCAGGAACCGCAAGGAACGGCGGGTGCTGATCAACACGATCGGGCCCGTCTGGGACGGCAACGAGGTCTGGCTGCTCAGCGCCGGCGGCGCGACCTTCGCCGCGTTTCCCGAGTGGTACGCCACGCTGTTCTCCGGGTTCTACCTGCCGCTGCTGATCATCCTGCTCTGTCTGATCGTGCGCGGCGTGGCCTTCGAGTACCGGGCGAAGCGGCCGGAGGAGAAGTGGCAGACCAACTGGGAGAACGCGATCTTCTGGACCTCGCTGATCCCCGCCGTGCTGTGGGGTGTGGCCTTCGGCAACATCGTGCGCGGCGTGAAGATCGACGCGGACATGGAGTACGTGGGCAACTTCTGGGACCTCCTGAACCCGTACGCGCTCCTGGGCGGCCTGGTCACGTTCTCCCTCTTCACGTTCCACGGCGCGGTGTTCGCCGGACTGAAGACGGTCGGGGACATCCGGGCCAGGGCACGCAAGCTGGCCCTGAAGCTGGGTGCCGTCGCGGCGGTGGTCGCGCTCGCCTTCCTGATCTGGACCCAGCTCGACAACGGTGACGGATACAGCCTCATCGCGATGGTCATCGCCGCGGTGGCGCTGGTCGGCGCGATCGTGATGATCGCGGCGGGGCGCGAGGGCTGGTCCTTCGCACTCTCCGGTGTGACCATCGCCGCCGCCGTCGCCATGTTGTTCCTGACGCTCTTCCCGAACGTCATGCCGTCCTCGCTGAACGACGCCTGGAGCCTCACGGTCACCAACGCCTCGTCCAGCCCGTACACGCTGAAGATCATGACCTGGTGCGCCGGGATCGCCACTCCGGTCGTCCTGCTCTACCAGGGGTGGACGTACTGGGTGTTCCGCAAGCGGATCGGCACGCAGCACATCGCCGACGCGCACTGA